The following proteins are co-located in the Manihot esculenta cultivar AM560-2 chromosome 9, M.esculenta_v8, whole genome shotgun sequence genome:
- the LOC110623304 gene encoding putative pentatricopeptide repeat-containing protein At3g08820 isoform X2, whose protein sequence is MAIFANSTSLSLSKALDVKKRLFQGFDSLKQLKHVHAVLLRLGLDEDNYLLNMTLRFSFDFGDTRYTRLLFNQIKQPNIFLWNTMIRGLVSNDCFTESIEFFHSMRKEGFLPNNFTFPFVLKACARLSHFRFGIILHAFVVKVGFDSDVFVNTSLVSLYVKCGYIEHAFKVFDDIPCKNIVSWTAIISGYIAVGKCREAIDMFRRLLEMGLRPDSFTLVRVLSACVQIGDVGSGDWIDRYITGIGMARNVFVATSLVDLYAKYGNMEKARRVFDGMGEKDIVTWSSMIQGYASNGLPKEALDLFFKMLNEGLKPDRYAMVGFLCACARLGALELGDWGSNLMDRNEFLANPVLGTALVDMYAKCGSMAKAWEVFRGVKEKDRVVWNAAISGLAMNGHVKAAFGLFGQMEKFGIQPDGNTLVGLLCGCTHAGLVDDGRQFFNSMGPVFPFTPTIEHYGCMVDLLGRAGLLDEAHHLIKSMPMKANAIVWGALLGGCRLHRDTQLAEHVLKQLIALEPWNSGNYVLLSNIYSSGHKWDDAAKIRSIMNDKGIQKIPGCSWIEFNGIVHEFLVGDKSHPLSDSIYAKLGELEKALKAAGYVPKTDNVLFDIEEEEKEHFLGCHSEKLAIAFGLISTDPKHTIRVVKNLRVCGLCSCKEYW, encoded by the exons ATGGCTATCTTCGCGAACTCAACGTCTCTTTCGTTGAGCAAGGCTCTAGACGTCAAGAAACGTCTCTTTCAAGGTTTTGATTCCCTCAAACAGCTCAAACATGTCCACGCAGTGCTTCTCCGCCTCGGCCTCGACGAGGACAACTATCTCCTGAACATGACCTTGCGCTTCAGCTTTGATTTTGGTGACACACGCTACACTCGTCTTCTCTTTAACCAAATCAAACAACCCAATATTTTCCTCTGGAATACCATGATTCGTGGCTTAGTTTCTAATGATTGCTTTACAGAGTCCATAGAATTTTTCCATTCAATGAGGAAAGAAGGGTTTTTACCTAATAATTTCACTTTCCCATTTGTCCTAAAGGCATGTGCGAGGCTCTCCCATTTTCGTTTTGGAATAATTCTGCATGCGTTTGTGGTTAAAGTGGGTTTTGATTCTGACGTGTTTGTTAATACCAGTTTAGTTAGTTTGTATGTGAAGTGCGGCTATATAGAACATGCCTTTAAGGTATTTGATGATATTCCTTGCAAAAATATTGTGTCATGGACTGCGATAATAAGCGGATACATAGCTGTTGGCAAATGTAGGGAGGCCATTGATATGTTTCGTAGGTTGTTGGAGATGGGTTTGAGGCCAGACAGTTTCACTCTTGTACGCGTCCTGTCTGCCTGCGTGCAAATTGGGGACGTAGGGAGTGGAGATTGGATAGATAGATATATAACAGGAATTGGCATGGCAAGAAACGTGTTTGTCGCTACTTCTTTAGTGGATTTGTACGCCAAGTATGGAAATATGGAAAAAGCGCGTCGTGTGTTTGATGGGATGGGAGAGAAGGACATTGTTACCTGGAGTTCCATGATTCAGGGTTATGCTTCCAATGGGCTGCCTAAAGAAGCCCTGGACCTCTTTTTTAAGATGTTGAATGAGGGTTTGAAACCTGATCGCTATGCCATGGTTGGATTTCTCTGTGCTTGTGCAAGGTTAGGAGCACTAGAATTAGGAGACTGGGGTAGCAATTTGATGGATAGAAATGAGTTCTTGGCTAATCCAGTCTTGGGTACTGCATTAGTTGACATGTATGCAAAATGTGGAAGTATGGCTAAGGCCTGGGAAGTTTTTAGAGGAGTTAAGGAGAAAGATAGAGTGGTTTGGAATGCTGCTATATCAGGTCTTGCCATGAATGGACATGTGAAAGCTGCATTTGGGCTTTTTGGCCAAATGGAGAAGTTTGGAATTCAACCAGATGGGAACACTCTTGTAGGCTTACTCTGTGGCTGTACTCATGCTGGTTTAGTTGATGATGGTCGCCAATTTTTCAATAGCATGGGTCCTGTTTTTCCCTTCACTCCAACAATTGAGCATTACGGATGCATGGTGGATCTTCTTGGTCGTGCAGGTTTGTTAGATGAAGCTCACCACCTGATTAAAAGTATGCCAATGAAAGCCAATGCTATTGTCTGGGGAGCCTTGCTGGGTGGATGTAGGCTGCATCGAGACACTCAGTTGGCAGAGCATGTATTGAAACAGCTCATAGCATTAGAACCATGGAACTCAGGAAATTATGTTCTCCTTTCAAATATATATTCTTCAGGTCATAAATGGGATGATGCAGCAAAAATTAGGTCGATCATGAATGACAAAGGGATCCAGAAAATACCTGGGTGCAGTTGGATAGAATTCAATGGAATTGTTCATGAATTCCTGGTTGGTGATAAGTCCCATCCCTTATCAGATAGTATATATGCAAAACTTGGTGAATTGGAGAAGGCCCTAAAAGCAGCTGGCTATGTACCAAAAACAGATAATGTACTGTTTGATATAGAAGAGGAGGAGAAAGAGCATTTCCTTGGTTGTCACAGTGAGAAGCTGGCTATAGCTTTTGGTCTCATAAGCACAGATCCTAAGCATACAATTCGAGTTGTAAAAAACCTTCGTGTTTGTG GTTTGTGCTCATGCAAGGAGTACTGGTAA
- the LOC110621902 gene encoding solute carrier family 40 member 2 isoform X4 yields the protein MGCQVLRIWLVTQNLSFVIAGLSVIALLVFSTLKSTNFTAFIFLVILTNISGAIGVLSTLAGTILIEREWVVIISEGHPPHVLTKMNSIIRRIDLTCKLLAPVVAGSIISFLSTKASAMALAFWNMSAVWMEYWFFTSVYKGIPALGEGSRRRNSRLSPSNMEEGVPTSTKPENLHSQNGENSALMERKWRRKLTVWVSKAPFVGAWKVYLQQDVLLPGVALALLYFTVLSFGILMTAALKWEGVPAFVIGIGRGISAIIGIGATVVYPILQSRILTLRTGLWSIWSQWSCLLLCIGSIWVQNRQLSACMLMAGVATSRLGLWMFDLSVIQQMQDQVSESDRCVVGAVQNSLQSILDLLGYVMGIIISHPRDFWKLTLISFSMVTLAALLYSIYLFRWHRKVLVQFVQKFFSLNVGSN from the exons ATGGGATGCCAG GTTCTTCGAATTTGGTTGGTGACCCAGAACCTCTCCTTTGTAATTGCTGGACTCTCAGTAATTGCATTACTAGTCTTTTCAACCTTGAAGTCAACAAATTTTACAGCCTTCATCTTCCTTGTGATACTAACTAACATCTCTGGAGCCATTGGTGTGCTTTCCACCCTTGCTGGTACCATCTTAATAGAAAGAGAATG GGTAGTGATCATATCTGAAGGCCATCCTCCCCATGTCCTAACAAAGATGAATTCAATTATCAGACGAATTGATTTGACCTGCAAGCTTCTTGCTCCAGTTGTTGCTGGCTCCATAATTAGTTTTTTATCTACTAAAGCCTCAGCTATGGCTTTAGCTTTCTGGAATATGTCAGCAGTATGGATGGAATATTGGTTTTTCACATCTGTATATAAAGGAATTCCAGCCTTAGGTGAAGGTAGCCGAAGGAGGAATTCGAGACTCTCGCCAAGTAATATGGAAGAGGGCGTGCCTACTTCTACAAAGCCAGAGAACTTGCATTCTCAAAATGGAGAAAATTCAGCATTGATGGAAAGGAAATGGAGAAGGAAATTAACTGTATGGGTTTCAAAGGCCCCTTTTGTTGGTGCTTGGAAAGTGTATCTGCAGCAGGATGTTTTGCTCCCTGGAGTAGCTCTAGCTTTATTGTATTTCACAGTTCTTAG TTTTGGCATCTTGATGACAGCTGCACTGAAATGGGAAGGTGTACCTGCATTTGTCATTGGAATAGGACGTGGAATAAGTGCTATAATTGGTATTGGCGCGACAGTTGTATACCCAATCTTGCAATCTCGTATTTTAACTCTCAGAACAGGACTTTGGTCAATCTGGTCTCAG TGGAGCTGCCTTTTGTTATGTATTGGTTCGATATGGGTCCAAAATCGCCAATTGTCGGCATGTATGCTGATGGCTGGAGTGGCAACCTCCCGACTTGGCTTGTGGATGTTTGACTTGTCTGTTATCCAACAAATGCAG GATCAAGTTTCTGAATCTGATCGTTGTGTTGTTGGAGCTGTCCAGAATTCTCTTCAATCTATTCTAGACTTGTTGGGTTATGTGATGGGAATAATCATCTCCCATCCGAGG GATTTCTGGAAGTTGACTTTAATATCTTTTTCGATGGTCACACTGGCTGCATTACTCTACAGTATCTATCTGTTTCGG TGGCACAGAAAAGTTCTGGTGCAATTTGTACAAAAATTTTTCTCACTCAATGTGGGAAGCAATTGA
- the LOC110621902 gene encoding solute carrier family 40 member 2 isoform X2, with the protein MEGEPPLHHQHHHRLEQEQQEPHVPLLPLSLIRRLYIGQFLARWDARMWEFCVGLYMITLWPNSLILPAIYGATESASIALFGPIVGQCAEKLTYVKVLRIWLVTQNLSFVIAGLSVIALLVFSTLKSTNFTAFIFLVILTNISGAIGVLSTLAGTILIEREWVVIISEGHPPHVLTKMNSIIRRIDLTCKLLAPVVAGSIISFLSTKASAMALAFWNMSAVWMEYWFFTSVYKGIPALGEGSRRRNSRLSPSNMEEGVPTSTKPENLHSQNGENSALMERKWRRKLTVWVSKAPFVGAWKVYLQQDVLLPGVALALLYFTVLSFGILMTAALKWEGVPAFVIGIGRGISAIIGIGATVVYPILQSRILTLRTGLWSIWSQWSCLLLCIGSIWVQNRQLSACMLMAGVATSRLGLWMFDLSVIQQMQDQVSESDRCVVGAVQNSLQSILDLLGYVMGIIISHPRDFWKLTLISFSMVTLAALLYSIYLFRVRKHLFHFDKLKCW; encoded by the exons ATGGAAGGAGAACCACCCCTGCACCACCAACACCACCACCGGTTGGAACAAGAACAGCAAGAACCACACGTCCCTCTTCTCCCTTTATCTCTTATTAGACGTTTATATATAGGCCAATTTCTTGCAAGATGGGATGCCAG AATGTGGGAATTCTGTGTTGGTTTGTACATGATCACTCTTTGGCCGAATTCCTTAATCCTTCCTGCAATCTATGGAGCTACTGAATCTGCCTCTATTGCATTGTTTGGTCCCATTGTTGGACAATGTGCAGAGAAGTTAACATATGTTAAG GTTCTTCGAATTTGGTTGGTGACCCAGAACCTCTCCTTTGTAATTGCTGGACTCTCAGTAATTGCATTACTAGTCTTTTCAACCTTGAAGTCAACAAATTTTACAGCCTTCATCTTCCTTGTGATACTAACTAACATCTCTGGAGCCATTGGTGTGCTTTCCACCCTTGCTGGTACCATCTTAATAGAAAGAGAATG GGTAGTGATCATATCTGAAGGCCATCCTCCCCATGTCCTAACAAAGATGAATTCAATTATCAGACGAATTGATTTGACCTGCAAGCTTCTTGCTCCAGTTGTTGCTGGCTCCATAATTAGTTTTTTATCTACTAAAGCCTCAGCTATGGCTTTAGCTTTCTGGAATATGTCAGCAGTATGGATGGAATATTGGTTTTTCACATCTGTATATAAAGGAATTCCAGCCTTAGGTGAAGGTAGCCGAAGGAGGAATTCGAGACTCTCGCCAAGTAATATGGAAGAGGGCGTGCCTACTTCTACAAAGCCAGAGAACTTGCATTCTCAAAATGGAGAAAATTCAGCATTGATGGAAAGGAAATGGAGAAGGAAATTAACTGTATGGGTTTCAAAGGCCCCTTTTGTTGGTGCTTGGAAAGTGTATCTGCAGCAGGATGTTTTGCTCCCTGGAGTAGCTCTAGCTTTATTGTATTTCACAGTTCTTAG TTTTGGCATCTTGATGACAGCTGCACTGAAATGGGAAGGTGTACCTGCATTTGTCATTGGAATAGGACGTGGAATAAGTGCTATAATTGGTATTGGCGCGACAGTTGTATACCCAATCTTGCAATCTCGTATTTTAACTCTCAGAACAGGACTTTGGTCAATCTGGTCTCAG TGGAGCTGCCTTTTGTTATGTATTGGTTCGATATGGGTCCAAAATCGCCAATTGTCGGCATGTATGCTGATGGCTGGAGTGGCAACCTCCCGACTTGGCTTGTGGATGTTTGACTTGTCTGTTATCCAACAAATGCAG GATCAAGTTTCTGAATCTGATCGTTGTGTTGTTGGAGCTGTCCAGAATTCTCTTCAATCTATTCTAGACTTGTTGGGTTATGTGATGGGAATAATCATCTCCCATCCGAGG GATTTCTGGAAGTTGACTTTAATATCTTTTTCGATGGTCACACTGGCTGCATTACTCTACAGTATCTATCTGTTTCGGGTTCGAAAGCACCTCTTCCACTTTGATAAGCTAAAATGTTGGTAA
- the LOC110623788 gene encoding uncharacterized protein LOC110623788 isoform X1, translating into MGKSLAASTRIHNLAKHLKPSKHAKPTSRTERPGEDKSKKMESSASIDNINYGSSNGNSSTRLPLSEVVSDCVKRWFKDTLKEAKAGDINMQVLVGQMYYSGYGIPRDAQKGRIWMTRASRTRSSVWKVSDKRPGYNASDSDSDELKGDSQ; encoded by the exons ATGGGAAAATCGCTTGCCGCTTCGACCAGGATTCACAATCTTGCGAAGCatctaaaaccttcaaaacacgcAAAACCCACATCGCGAACTGAGCGCCCAGGCGAAGACAAGTCGAAGAAGATGGAAAGCAGCGCCAGTATAGACAATATCAACTACGGTAGTAGCAACGGCAACAGCAGCACGCGCTTGCCTCTATCGGAGGTTGTGTCAGATTGCGTCAAGAGGTGGTTCAAAGACACCCTCAAAGAAGCCAAGGCTGGGGATATCAACATGCAGGTTTTGGTTGGTCAAATGTATTATAGCGGATATGGAATCCCTAGAGATGCCCAGAAG GGAAGAATTTGGATGACAAGAGCATCAAGGACACGGTCTTCAGTTTGGAAAGTTAGTGATAAGCGTCCAG gtTATAATGCAAGTGATTCAGACTCAGATGAATTGAAGGGTGATTCTCAATAA
- the LOC110621902 gene encoding solute carrier family 40 member 2 isoform X3, with amino-acid sequence MEGEPPLHHQHHHRLEQEQQEPHVPLLPLSLIRRLYIGQFLARWDARMWEFCVGLYMITLWPNSLILPAIYGATESASIALFGPIVGQCAEKLTYVKVLRIWLVTQNLSFVIAGLSVIALLVFSTLKSTNFTAFIFLVILTNISGAIGVLSTLAGTILIEREWVVIISEGHPPHVLTKMNSIIRRIDLTCKLLAPVVAGSIISFLSTKASAMALAFWNMSAVWMEYWFFTSVYKGIPALGEGSRRRNSRLSPSNMEEGVPTSTKPENLHSQNGENSALMERKWRRKLTVWVSKAPFVGAWKVYLQQDVLLPGVALALLYFTVLSFGILMTAALKWEGVPAFVIGIGRGISAIIGIGATVVYPILQSRILTLRTGLWSIWSQWSCLLLCIGSIWVQNRQLSACMLMAGVATSRLGLWMFDLSVIQQMQDQVSESDRCVVGAVQNSLQSILDLLGYVMGIIISHPRFVLLLYLISRISGS; translated from the exons ATGGAAGGAGAACCACCCCTGCACCACCAACACCACCACCGGTTGGAACAAGAACAGCAAGAACCACACGTCCCTCTTCTCCCTTTATCTCTTATTAGACGTTTATATATAGGCCAATTTCTTGCAAGATGGGATGCCAG AATGTGGGAATTCTGTGTTGGTTTGTACATGATCACTCTTTGGCCGAATTCCTTAATCCTTCCTGCAATCTATGGAGCTACTGAATCTGCCTCTATTGCATTGTTTGGTCCCATTGTTGGACAATGTGCAGAGAAGTTAACATATGTTAAG GTTCTTCGAATTTGGTTGGTGACCCAGAACCTCTCCTTTGTAATTGCTGGACTCTCAGTAATTGCATTACTAGTCTTTTCAACCTTGAAGTCAACAAATTTTACAGCCTTCATCTTCCTTGTGATACTAACTAACATCTCTGGAGCCATTGGTGTGCTTTCCACCCTTGCTGGTACCATCTTAATAGAAAGAGAATG GGTAGTGATCATATCTGAAGGCCATCCTCCCCATGTCCTAACAAAGATGAATTCAATTATCAGACGAATTGATTTGACCTGCAAGCTTCTTGCTCCAGTTGTTGCTGGCTCCATAATTAGTTTTTTATCTACTAAAGCCTCAGCTATGGCTTTAGCTTTCTGGAATATGTCAGCAGTATGGATGGAATATTGGTTTTTCACATCTGTATATAAAGGAATTCCAGCCTTAGGTGAAGGTAGCCGAAGGAGGAATTCGAGACTCTCGCCAAGTAATATGGAAGAGGGCGTGCCTACTTCTACAAAGCCAGAGAACTTGCATTCTCAAAATGGAGAAAATTCAGCATTGATGGAAAGGAAATGGAGAAGGAAATTAACTGTATGGGTTTCAAAGGCCCCTTTTGTTGGTGCTTGGAAAGTGTATCTGCAGCAGGATGTTTTGCTCCCTGGAGTAGCTCTAGCTTTATTGTATTTCACAGTTCTTAG TTTTGGCATCTTGATGACAGCTGCACTGAAATGGGAAGGTGTACCTGCATTTGTCATTGGAATAGGACGTGGAATAAGTGCTATAATTGGTATTGGCGCGACAGTTGTATACCCAATCTTGCAATCTCGTATTTTAACTCTCAGAACAGGACTTTGGTCAATCTGGTCTCAG TGGAGCTGCCTTTTGTTATGTATTGGTTCGATATGGGTCCAAAATCGCCAATTGTCGGCATGTATGCTGATGGCTGGAGTGGCAACCTCCCGACTTGGCTTGTGGATGTTTGACTTGTCTGTTATCCAACAAATGCAG GATCAAGTTTCTGAATCTGATCGTTGTGTTGTTGGAGCTGTCCAGAATTCTCTTCAATCTATTCTAGACTTGTTGGGTTATGTGATGGGAATAATCATCTCCCATCCGAGG TTTGTTTTATTGTTGTATTTGATATCCAGGATTTCTGGAAGTTGA
- the LOC110621902 gene encoding solute carrier family 40 member 2 isoform X1, translating to MEGEPPLHHQHHHRLEQEQQEPHVPLLPLSLIRRLYIGQFLARWDARMWEFCVGLYMITLWPNSLILPAIYGATESASIALFGPIVGQCAEKLTYVKVLRIWLVTQNLSFVIAGLSVIALLVFSTLKSTNFTAFIFLVILTNISGAIGVLSTLAGTILIEREWVVIISEGHPPHVLTKMNSIIRRIDLTCKLLAPVVAGSIISFLSTKASAMALAFWNMSAVWMEYWFFTSVYKGIPALGEGSRRRNSRLSPSNMEEGVPTSTKPENLHSQNGENSALMERKWRRKLTVWVSKAPFVGAWKVYLQQDVLLPGVALALLYFTVLSFGILMTAALKWEGVPAFVIGIGRGISAIIGIGATVVYPILQSRILTLRTGLWSIWSQWSCLLLCIGSIWVQNRQLSACMLMAGVATSRLGLWMFDLSVIQQMQDQVSESDRCVVGAVQNSLQSILDLLGYVMGIIISHPRDFWKLTLISFSMVTLAALLYSIYLFRWHRKVLVQFVQKFFSLNVGSN from the exons ATGGAAGGAGAACCACCCCTGCACCACCAACACCACCACCGGTTGGAACAAGAACAGCAAGAACCACACGTCCCTCTTCTCCCTTTATCTCTTATTAGACGTTTATATATAGGCCAATTTCTTGCAAGATGGGATGCCAG AATGTGGGAATTCTGTGTTGGTTTGTACATGATCACTCTTTGGCCGAATTCCTTAATCCTTCCTGCAATCTATGGAGCTACTGAATCTGCCTCTATTGCATTGTTTGGTCCCATTGTTGGACAATGTGCAGAGAAGTTAACATATGTTAAG GTTCTTCGAATTTGGTTGGTGACCCAGAACCTCTCCTTTGTAATTGCTGGACTCTCAGTAATTGCATTACTAGTCTTTTCAACCTTGAAGTCAACAAATTTTACAGCCTTCATCTTCCTTGTGATACTAACTAACATCTCTGGAGCCATTGGTGTGCTTTCCACCCTTGCTGGTACCATCTTAATAGAAAGAGAATG GGTAGTGATCATATCTGAAGGCCATCCTCCCCATGTCCTAACAAAGATGAATTCAATTATCAGACGAATTGATTTGACCTGCAAGCTTCTTGCTCCAGTTGTTGCTGGCTCCATAATTAGTTTTTTATCTACTAAAGCCTCAGCTATGGCTTTAGCTTTCTGGAATATGTCAGCAGTATGGATGGAATATTGGTTTTTCACATCTGTATATAAAGGAATTCCAGCCTTAGGTGAAGGTAGCCGAAGGAGGAATTCGAGACTCTCGCCAAGTAATATGGAAGAGGGCGTGCCTACTTCTACAAAGCCAGAGAACTTGCATTCTCAAAATGGAGAAAATTCAGCATTGATGGAAAGGAAATGGAGAAGGAAATTAACTGTATGGGTTTCAAAGGCCCCTTTTGTTGGTGCTTGGAAAGTGTATCTGCAGCAGGATGTTTTGCTCCCTGGAGTAGCTCTAGCTTTATTGTATTTCACAGTTCTTAG TTTTGGCATCTTGATGACAGCTGCACTGAAATGGGAAGGTGTACCTGCATTTGTCATTGGAATAGGACGTGGAATAAGTGCTATAATTGGTATTGGCGCGACAGTTGTATACCCAATCTTGCAATCTCGTATTTTAACTCTCAGAACAGGACTTTGGTCAATCTGGTCTCAG TGGAGCTGCCTTTTGTTATGTATTGGTTCGATATGGGTCCAAAATCGCCAATTGTCGGCATGTATGCTGATGGCTGGAGTGGCAACCTCCCGACTTGGCTTGTGGATGTTTGACTTGTCTGTTATCCAACAAATGCAG GATCAAGTTTCTGAATCTGATCGTTGTGTTGTTGGAGCTGTCCAGAATTCTCTTCAATCTATTCTAGACTTGTTGGGTTATGTGATGGGAATAATCATCTCCCATCCGAGG GATTTCTGGAAGTTGACTTTAATATCTTTTTCGATGGTCACACTGGCTGCATTACTCTACAGTATCTATCTGTTTCGG TGGCACAGAAAAGTTCTGGTGCAATTTGTACAAAAATTTTTCTCACTCAATGTGGGAAGCAATTGA
- the LOC110623788 gene encoding uncharacterized protein LOC110623788 isoform X2 — MESSASIDNINYGSSNGNSSTRLPLSEVVSDCVKRWFKDTLKEAKAGDINMQVLVGQMYYSGYGIPRDAQKGRIWMTRASRTRSSVWKVSDKRPGYNASDSDSDELKGDSQ; from the exons ATGGAAAGCAGCGCCAGTATAGACAATATCAACTACGGTAGTAGCAACGGCAACAGCAGCACGCGCTTGCCTCTATCGGAGGTTGTGTCAGATTGCGTCAAGAGGTGGTTCAAAGACACCCTCAAAGAAGCCAAGGCTGGGGATATCAACATGCAGGTTTTGGTTGGTCAAATGTATTATAGCGGATATGGAATCCCTAGAGATGCCCAGAAG GGAAGAATTTGGATGACAAGAGCATCAAGGACACGGTCTTCAGTTTGGAAAGTTAGTGATAAGCGTCCAG gtTATAATGCAAGTGATTCAGACTCAGATGAATTGAAGGGTGATTCTCAATAA
- the LOC110623304 gene encoding putative pentatricopeptide repeat-containing protein At3g08820 isoform X1, producing the protein MAIFANSTSLSLSKALDVKKRLFQGFDSLKQLKHVHAVLLRLGLDEDNYLLNMTLRFSFDFGDTRYTRLLFNQIKQPNIFLWNTMIRGLVSNDCFTESIEFFHSMRKEGFLPNNFTFPFVLKACARLSHFRFGIILHAFVVKVGFDSDVFVNTSLVSLYVKCGYIEHAFKVFDDIPCKNIVSWTAIISGYIAVGKCREAIDMFRRLLEMGLRPDSFTLVRVLSACVQIGDVGSGDWIDRYITGIGMARNVFVATSLVDLYAKYGNMEKARRVFDGMGEKDIVTWSSMIQGYASNGLPKEALDLFFKMLNEGLKPDRYAMVGFLCACARLGALELGDWGSNLMDRNEFLANPVLGTALVDMYAKCGSMAKAWEVFRGVKEKDRVVWNAAISGLAMNGHVKAAFGLFGQMEKFGIQPDGNTLVGLLCGCTHAGLVDDGRQFFNSMGPVFPFTPTIEHYGCMVDLLGRAGLLDEAHHLIKSMPMKANAIVWGALLGGCRLHRDTQLAEHVLKQLIALEPWNSGNYVLLSNIYSSGHKWDDAAKIRSIMNDKGIQKIPGCSWIEFNGIVHEFLVGDKSHPLSDSIYAKLGELEKALKAAGYVPKTDNVLFDIEEEEKEHFLGCHSEKLAIAFGLISTDPKHTIRVVKNLRVCGDCHEAIKLISRISGRAIIVRDNNRFHYFSEGLCSCKEYW; encoded by the coding sequence ATGGCTATCTTCGCGAACTCAACGTCTCTTTCGTTGAGCAAGGCTCTAGACGTCAAGAAACGTCTCTTTCAAGGTTTTGATTCCCTCAAACAGCTCAAACATGTCCACGCAGTGCTTCTCCGCCTCGGCCTCGACGAGGACAACTATCTCCTGAACATGACCTTGCGCTTCAGCTTTGATTTTGGTGACACACGCTACACTCGTCTTCTCTTTAACCAAATCAAACAACCCAATATTTTCCTCTGGAATACCATGATTCGTGGCTTAGTTTCTAATGATTGCTTTACAGAGTCCATAGAATTTTTCCATTCAATGAGGAAAGAAGGGTTTTTACCTAATAATTTCACTTTCCCATTTGTCCTAAAGGCATGTGCGAGGCTCTCCCATTTTCGTTTTGGAATAATTCTGCATGCGTTTGTGGTTAAAGTGGGTTTTGATTCTGACGTGTTTGTTAATACCAGTTTAGTTAGTTTGTATGTGAAGTGCGGCTATATAGAACATGCCTTTAAGGTATTTGATGATATTCCTTGCAAAAATATTGTGTCATGGACTGCGATAATAAGCGGATACATAGCTGTTGGCAAATGTAGGGAGGCCATTGATATGTTTCGTAGGTTGTTGGAGATGGGTTTGAGGCCAGACAGTTTCACTCTTGTACGCGTCCTGTCTGCCTGCGTGCAAATTGGGGACGTAGGGAGTGGAGATTGGATAGATAGATATATAACAGGAATTGGCATGGCAAGAAACGTGTTTGTCGCTACTTCTTTAGTGGATTTGTACGCCAAGTATGGAAATATGGAAAAAGCGCGTCGTGTGTTTGATGGGATGGGAGAGAAGGACATTGTTACCTGGAGTTCCATGATTCAGGGTTATGCTTCCAATGGGCTGCCTAAAGAAGCCCTGGACCTCTTTTTTAAGATGTTGAATGAGGGTTTGAAACCTGATCGCTATGCCATGGTTGGATTTCTCTGTGCTTGTGCAAGGTTAGGAGCACTAGAATTAGGAGACTGGGGTAGCAATTTGATGGATAGAAATGAGTTCTTGGCTAATCCAGTCTTGGGTACTGCATTAGTTGACATGTATGCAAAATGTGGAAGTATGGCTAAGGCCTGGGAAGTTTTTAGAGGAGTTAAGGAGAAAGATAGAGTGGTTTGGAATGCTGCTATATCAGGTCTTGCCATGAATGGACATGTGAAAGCTGCATTTGGGCTTTTTGGCCAAATGGAGAAGTTTGGAATTCAACCAGATGGGAACACTCTTGTAGGCTTACTCTGTGGCTGTACTCATGCTGGTTTAGTTGATGATGGTCGCCAATTTTTCAATAGCATGGGTCCTGTTTTTCCCTTCACTCCAACAATTGAGCATTACGGATGCATGGTGGATCTTCTTGGTCGTGCAGGTTTGTTAGATGAAGCTCACCACCTGATTAAAAGTATGCCAATGAAAGCCAATGCTATTGTCTGGGGAGCCTTGCTGGGTGGATGTAGGCTGCATCGAGACACTCAGTTGGCAGAGCATGTATTGAAACAGCTCATAGCATTAGAACCATGGAACTCAGGAAATTATGTTCTCCTTTCAAATATATATTCTTCAGGTCATAAATGGGATGATGCAGCAAAAATTAGGTCGATCATGAATGACAAAGGGATCCAGAAAATACCTGGGTGCAGTTGGATAGAATTCAATGGAATTGTTCATGAATTCCTGGTTGGTGATAAGTCCCATCCCTTATCAGATAGTATATATGCAAAACTTGGTGAATTGGAGAAGGCCCTAAAAGCAGCTGGCTATGTACCAAAAACAGATAATGTACTGTTTGATATAGAAGAGGAGGAGAAAGAGCATTTCCTTGGTTGTCACAGTGAGAAGCTGGCTATAGCTTTTGGTCTCATAAGCACAGATCCTAAGCATACAATTCGAGTTGTAAAAAACCTTCGTGTTTGTGGTGATTGTCATGAGGCCATAAAGCTTATTTCTAGAATTTCAGGTAGAGCGATAATTGTTAGGGATAATAATCGATTCCATTATTTCTCTGAAGGTTTGTGCTCATGCAAGGAGTACTGGTAA